Part of the Microcebus murinus isolate Inina chromosome 19, M.murinus_Inina_mat1.0, whole genome shotgun sequence genome, TTAGATTTGCTCAAAGTGGGAGAGGGCGGGTCCAGAGAGAAGCGCCATAAAGAAATGAGTggcttgagggaaaaaaaaggggaaagaaaggaggggtAGCAAAAGAGACTAAGAGCGGCATCAGCCAAGTGCAATCTGGGCCCGTTTGGATCTCAATGGGAACAAACCTACTGTAAAAAGGCACTATTTAGGCGAAATTCGAGTATAGACTAGCTATTAGATGATATTAGGGAACCATGATTAGTCTCGTTGGGTGTAAGTGTTCAAGGTTATGGACTGAAGCATTTAAGGCTGAAACCATATGTTTGGctttaaaatactcaaaaaaaatgaggaagggGAATAAAACAGGAATGgcaaaatgttgataattgttgaacCTGGGTGATGGTCACATGGGAGTTCATtacactttgttcttttttatgttaaaaatgttcCATAATAAAAGGTTTAAGCGGGTCTTGCCCTTTAATTCCGCGGAACTGTGCAGCGTGAGCGCTGTGTTTCAACCCGGTGCCTAAACATCAGCCAGCAGCCTGTGAGAGCTCGTTAGCTCATTGGCTAGAGTAAACCACATCCCAGAAGAGCACCGCCTTTTTCGGGCGTGGAAAGATACCATAAAAAGCCCTAATGCGCAGGCGTCGTTGATAACTTTTCCTCGCCCTGGCGCCGCGCAGTCTGACTACTGCACAGTAAGTGGGCCGGGTGCGTTGTAAGTGGGCCGGGTGCGTTGTAGCCGGCGCGGGGTCGAGTCTGTCGCGGCGCCGCGCGCCCTGCGGCTGTTACTGCGCCGCGCGCCGCTCGGCTGTTACAGCCAGGCGCTCGTGACCCTCAGGCCGGGCGGCGCGGGTCTGCCCAGGTTCTCCAGACGCCAAGTCCGTGAGCAGCCGGGATGTCGATCTTCACCCCCACCAACCAGATCCGCCTAACCAATGTGGCCGTGGTACGGATGAAGCGCGCTGGGAAGCGCTTCGAAATCGCCTGCTACAAAAACAAGGTTGTCGGCTGGCGGAGCGGCGTGTGAGTAACTCTCTCCCGTGGGCCCTGGCCGGAGCCGGTAGCCTCCGAGGCGGCCTACCTCTAGCCAAGTCGAGTGAATAGGCCAAGCCGGGTCTTGTCAGAATAGGAAATGAAAGACGTAACTCCTGCTGGGAGCGTGAGAAGTCGCTACCCTTCCCTAGCTCGGCGCTCAAGGttacttttttgtttggttggttcgGATTCAGTTGTTGGCTTTGGGTCTTGTTTAATAGGTGTCATATGAGCTACAACCAAGAAACCCCGTAGTGGTAGTCGTTTTCCCAGCATAATGATAAAGACTAGGAGCCCAGTCTTCCAGATACTGTCATAGTTATAAGACATCTGATGTCACAGATCGCAATAGTCCTCTAGTCTCACCAAACTGCGTAGTGTCACCAAACTGCGTAGTGTCTTCACTGCTGCCATCTAGGGACCGGTATTCCGTGGCAGCaacctgccctgccccaccccaccctcgtGTTTCATATGTACTCCTGTGACATTTTTCTCCGATGAGTAAATGGGAATACAAATGCGGTTCTGAGTTTTGAAAATGTTCCCTGGACCCCAAGAGTTATTTATGAGTATTTGTTGTTTCTTGCTATTTATGTTGTTGCCAGCTTGTATTTATATGGCAATAAATGTCCAAGTTTCAAGCGTATTTACATAGGACTTTCTCTCCTGCCCTCACAAGGGAAAAAGACCTTGATGAAGTCCTACAGACCCACTCAGTGTTTGTAAATGTTTCTAAAGGTCAGGTTGCAAAGAAGGAAGATCTCATCAGTGCATTTGGAACAGATGACCAAACTGAAATCTGTAAGCAGGTGGGTTCTATTGGATGTTTTCTACCAAAGCCTccagaaattaaattttctactAAATTACCTAATTTTGTCGTTATATAACATGGTATACCTGAAAATCTGAATTCAAGTATTTCATTCTTTAGACCCTTTGAAGCCTTTTAAGAttgccctttttttttcccctgagacagagtcttgctctgtcactgggaGTAGAGTGCCCTGTCAGTCTGcgtagctcacaacaacctcaaactccaaggttcaagcaatcttcctgcctcagcgcctggagtagctgggactacaggcccgcaCCACcatacctaattttttctatttttagaagagatgggtctcactattgctcaggctggtctagaactcctaacctcaagtgatcctcctgcctcagcttcccagagtgataagattacaggtgtgagccaccatgctgggccttAAGAttgcctttcctccttcccccacccagtCCTCAATAAGACAGATTTGGGGGCACAACGTAATCCAGTGCATCCTTTAGGCAAAGTTCAAATCATTATCTACATACCAGTAGCCAGAGAGGAGGAAATTCAATTTTATCCCCCATTATTAATTCTTATGGTTAGTTAACAAATAGTGTGTGATAGAGAAAAGTATTGCTTTCTTCAATGTGTTGGGTTTCTTTTAGATTTTGACTAAAGGAGAAGTTCAAGTATCAGATAAAGAAAGGCACACACAACTGGAGCAGATGTTTAGGGACATTGCAACTATTGTAGCAGACAAATGTGTGAACCCTGAAACAAAGAGACCATACACTGTTATCCTTATTGAGAGAGCCATGAAGGATATCCACTATTCTGTAAAACCCAACAAGAGCACAAAACAGCAGGTGAGTGATTTTTAActaaatgtaaatatacatagAATTCATCTCATCTTCCTATGCAAATCAAACCTTTAAGGACAAaacttgggttttgtttttttttatggagacagagtctcactctattgcctgggctagagtgccgtggcatcaacctagctcacagcaacctcaaactcctgggcttaagcgatcctcctgcctcagccttgcaa contains:
- the SBDS gene encoding ribosome maturation protein SBDS; amino-acid sequence: MSIFTPTNQIRLTNVAVVRMKRAGKRFEIACYKNKVVGWRSGVEKDLDEVLQTHSVFVNVSKGQVAKKEDLISAFGTDDQTEICKQILTKGEVQVSDKERHTQLEQMFRDIATIVADKCVNPETKRPYTVILIERAMKDIHYSVKPNKSTKQQALEVIKQLKEKMKIERAHMRLRFILPVNEGKKLKEKLKPLIKVIESEDYNQQLEIVCLIDPGCFREIDELIKKETKGKGSLEVLNLKDVEEGDEKFE